In one Cercospora beticola chromosome 1, complete sequence genomic region, the following are encoded:
- a CDS encoding uncharacterized protein (CAZy:GH43), which yields MADVQPLVKDDFFADPSGRVFNNKLYIYGSHDRKTSIPDDDNGSQYDMADYHVLSMDEIGGPVTTHGVAFKVADVEWAAKQLWAPDCGSKNGKYYFFFPARDHEGVFRIGVAVSDQPEGPFIPEKAPIAGSYSIDPAVFIDDDSQAYLYFGGIWGGQLQCWRSGKYDADVYQTMEATGDEPAIMPRYAKLSEDMKSFVGGVQELVINDEDGKPIHASKHDRRFFEAAWMHRRGNKYYFSYSTGDTHYIVYAMSDSPTGPFTYAGRILEPVQGWTTHHSIVDFKNKWWLCYHDTSISGENHLRSAKIRELVYDDEGHISLATPQS from the exons ATGGCAGACGTGCAACCACTAGTCAAGGACGACTTCTTCGCGGATCCAAGCGGCCGGGTGTTCAATAACAAGCTGTACATCTATGGCTCGCATGACCGCAAGACAAGTATCCCAGACGACGACAATGGCTCGCAATACGACATGGCGGACTACCATGTCCTGTCGATGGACGAAATCGGAGGACCTGTAACGACACACGGTGTTGCTTTCAAGGTTGCTGATGTGGAATGGGCTGCGAAGCAGTTATGG GCACCAGACTGTGGCTCTAAGAATGGCAAATACTATTTCTTCT TCCCTGCGCGAGATCACGAAGGCGTGTTCAGAATAGGAGTTGCGGTAAGCGATCAGCCTGAAGGTCCTTTCATTCCAGAAAAGGCACCTATTGCTGGTAGCTACTCCATAGATCCAGCGGTGTTCATCGATGACGACTCACAA GCATATCTATACTTTGGTGGTATTTGGGGAGGACAACTGCAG TGTTGGCGATCTGGAAAGTATGATGCAGACGTATACCAAACAATGGAGGCAACTGGTGATGAGCCAGCTATTATGCCTCGATATGCCAAGCTCAGTGAAGATATGAAGAGCTTTGTTGGAGGGGTGCAGGAGTTGGTCATcaatgatgaagatggcaagCCAATTCACGCCAGCAAGCACGACAGACGCTTCTTTGAAGCTGCTTG GATGCATCGTCGAGGGAACAAGTATTATTTCAGCTACTCGACCGGAGACACTCATTACATTGTGTATGCAATGAGCGACTCGCCAACGGGACCTTTCACGTACGCTGGAAGAATCCTTGAGCCAGTTCAAGGATGGACAACACATCACTCGATTGTTGATTTCAAG AACAAATGGTGGCTCTGCTACCACGATACATCCATTTCTGGCGAGAACCACCTTCGTTCTGCAAAGATCCGAGAACTTGTATACGACGATGAAGGCCACATCTCGCTGGCAACACCACAATCATAG
- the MOB11 gene encoding Maintenance of ploidy protein mob1 codes for MSSFMNTINSNARTARGTAFQPQTRKKGTNSWQLKQFAEATLGSGSLRKVVQLPEGEDRDEWLAVNVVDFYNQINLLYGAITEFCSPQSCPEMKATDEFEYLWHDPPEFPKPTRLPAPTYISHLLSWTSNHLSNSTTFPTHPGVPFPSNFQQTIRTIFKRLYRIYAHIYCHHYSVIRGLGLEAHLNTGFKHYVLFVEEFGLADEKGNKKGEWYGPLGELVESMLRSD; via the exons ATGAGCTCCTTCATGAACACAAT caacagcaatgcCCGTACTGCTCGCGGCACGGCCTTCCAACCTCAAACGCGGAAGAAGGGAACCAACAGCTGGCAGCTTAAGCAGTTCGCCGAGGCCACGCTAGGTAGTGGGAGTCTGCGCAAGGTCGTGCAGCTtccagaaggcgaagacaGAGATGAGTGGCTCGCAGTGAACG TGGTCGACTTCTACAACCAAATCAACCTGCTGTATGGCGCCATCACAGAGTTCTGCTCGCCGCAGTCCTGCCCCGAGATGAAAGCTACGGACGAGTTCGAATACCTCTGGCACGATCCACCCGAATTCCCCAAGCCGACTCGCCTTCCCGCGCCCACATACATCTCCCACCTGCTGTCCTGGACATCCAATCATCTGTCCAACTCCACGACGTTCCCAACGCATCCCGGTGTGCCCTTCCCCTCCAACTTCCAGCAAACGATACGGACCATCTTCAAGCGCCTGTATCGCATCTACGCACACATCTATTGCCACCACTACAGCGTGATCAGAGGCTTGGGCCTGGAAGCACATCTCAATACTGGGTTCAAGCACTATGTTCTTTTTGTGGAAGAGTTCGGGCTGGCAGACGAGAAGGGCAATAAGAAGGGAGAATGGTATGGGCCGCTTGGCGAGCTCGTCGAGAGCATGTTGAGAAGCGACTAG
- a CDS encoding uncharacterized protein (BUSCO:EOG09265BJ3) codes for MAQQQGERSMQSRVGRDRQRYGPNGERLVAGVVPLNAERTYVMLIQSSSRKGWVLPKGGWETDERTCQEAACREAWEEAGIECRVQKDLGTIEEKRSEASIRKYGAVAPKALYRFYEVTVTVERETWPEQHKRDRKWMTYRTARELLQDRPELLEALDRCSIRR; via the exons ATGGCTCAGCAGCAAGGAGAACGATCGATGCAATCCAGAGTTGGCAGAGACAGGCAGAG ATATGGCCCCAACGGCGAGCGACTCGTAGCAGGAGTTGTGCCCCTGAACGCAGAGCGTACCTACGTGATGTTGATCCAAAGCTCGAGTCGCAAGGGCTGGGTCCTACCCAAGGGAGGCTGGGAGACCGATGAGAGGACCTGCCAAGAAGCGGCATGTCGTGAAGCCTGGGAGGAAGCCGGCATCGAGTGTCGCGTGCAGAAAGATCTGGGCACGATCGAAGAAAAGCGAAGCGAAGCTTCCATCCGGAAGTACGGAGCCGTCGCACCAAAGGCCCTGTACCGCTTCTACGAAGTCACAGTCACCGTGGAGCGTGAAACTTGGCCGGAGCAGCACAAGAGAGACCGGAAGTGGATGACATACCGGACGGCTAGGGAGCTCTTGCAAGACCGTCCTGAGCTGCTGGAAGCACTCGACAGATGCAGCATTAGACGATAG